In the Phaeodactylum tricornutum CCAP 1055/1 chromosome 13, whole genome shotgun sequence genome, GCTTTGCTAGTACACTTGGTACCTACTGGTCGAGGAGATCTTTGGCAAGCGTTAGCCTTCCTGTAGACCAGTATACCCGGTATTCTTCCCAATTCCATTCTGGACGTAGAATCTTAGCGAATACGAAAAGAATGGGTAGTACTGGACTGGACGCGGAGTAACAGCGAACGAGAATGGGACAGTGGTCAAACGATGAATCTGAAATTATGTTTGTGTCGTCGAAGTGTCTGATAGAAGTATTTCAATTAGGTAGATCACAGAATCACATATGGTATTAACTGTAGCcattttgaaaagctcattggagctcacagtcagtgtcaaAGCCTCTACTGGACTCTCTCCTTTCAGAGTCACCCACAGCGGTGCGATCGACACTCTTCCATCCGTCAAGCTCACACAAAATTGCGACCTCCCGGAGCGATCGCAACGAAAGCCAGAGAAAAGGTTAGATCTTCCCTTGCCTTTGAACAATAGCTCAATTGAAGGCATGGCATCCGAACAGACGGTGCTCAACGTTTTAGGCCGTGCTTTTTGGGATCCGACACCGACCGGCACGGATTTGCGAGCCCGGCAACTCGCAGCGGCCATGGGCTATCCCACAACATGGCGCGTTGTACGCACCGTGGATACCATCCAGGGTCGATCGATGATTGCAGATCGGATTTATGCCGGGAAACCGGACACGGACTGTGACGCCTGGTTTCACCACGAAGCTGCCATGAAAGTAGCCGCCGCGTGGAACGACGAATCGAGCACCGCCTTCAGCAACGCCGGAGGACATTTGCTGCCGCGAGAGCCACTCTTTGATAAACACGACAAAGTTCAAGTCATGTACGAAGGGGAATGGTGGGATGCCAAGGTCTTGCGACGAAAGACTCACAATGAAGGCTTTCGTTACCAAGTACAGTATGTCCAAGATCATTCGAAGCAGACGGGAGTTGACGAACGCCTCATTCGACCAAGGCAAGATCTGAATCACGATGCATTTGCACTTGCCAAACAACAAGGGTTTGGGGAAGGTTGGCAAGCAACTGCACATGGTAAGCGCTGGAAAGTCATCGCTCCGGACGGGACGGTCTATACGAGCAAAAAAGCGGCCCTGGAAGCTTTTCACGAGGTGGATGCGACACCAGCAGTCGAAGAAGGCGACCCTCCGTGGCGTACCACGCAACACGAATACTTGGGGCGATCTATACTGTGGACTACAACGCACAATATTTCGGCTCGCCGGAACATAAGTGTGGATCAAGTTGGGAAAGTTGTGGGTTGGATTGCCGAAACGGATGTGGACAAGGCTGGACTACCTGGCTTTGTCTCAGAGCGCACCAAGGAGCCCGCGCGGCTCTTCCACATCAAGTTCCCCGACGACCATTCGCATCCCTACGCGTCGTATTTGGTGAGCTCCCAGGATTTGGAAGAGCACGAGTTGGAAGGCTGTCTAATTCCAGAGGATGAACTGCCCCCAACGAAAAAAGCTAGGAAGCGATAAATGATCACCATTTGACGAACGAGCAATCGTGCGGATATAACAACAATAAATGTAAATGCCAGCTGTAACCACCTGTAAAGCCAAGTACTTCGGTGACTGGACGTCAAAGGCTACCCAGTGGATGGTAGTACGAAAACGCGGGTATTTTGTTTCCGCCTGCATAATTTCTGCTGTTACGTGATGTTGCCGTTAGGCTTACCATTCCGCCTGCAAAGTCAAATTTGGTCAGTCTGCTACCAAGAGCTTTTTATTGGCCAAGTTTAAGCACGGTCACTTCGTCTGGTTCCCTATGACACTGCATAGTTCCCATGCCTCAATCACGCTTGTATCCTATCTCGATCGTACAGGACTGCAGCATGGTACAATCTGTAGGCCGCTAGTGCTAACGATTGTATTTTATGTCGCATAGCATATTAGAGTAGTTAGAAAGTAGGACTAAAACGGAAAGGGTGCGAGAATCCAACGAATCATGACCCCTACTTAACTGTGAAGGGCTGGGGCTTGCCGGTACGGGAAAACCCTGTAAAAATTTCGCTCGTTGTCGCCAGCCAGCGTGCTGGCCATTTTTACGCGCCTCCACTCTCGATCACATCTTTTCTGCAGCCAAACCTTGTGCTGCCATAAAGCCACATTTCGTCCGCATTTTCTTTGATCTCGTGATGTTTTGATCTGATCAATGCATTACGGAGGGTAAAGCATTCATGTCGGATCAGAAAAAATCGGGGGAGAGAGGCTTGGGGGCTGATCGTGTGGAAGAGGGGTATGGGGCAACCacaccgggatcttcaaaGCCGGCAGCGCAGCAGCGTGGGGCTCTGTCGCAGTCCAATTCGCCACCGCAGCAGCGCAGCTCTCACCCAACGCAACATTCACCACAGTTGTATTCCTATGGGCAATATCCACATGCGGGTCAGGTAGGGGGGTCTTCGCAACAGCCTCATGTGGGATCCGCTCCGGCGTACTATCATCAGCAAAGTCACCTTGCACCGCAGCGACAACTTCCGCATTCAATGTACAATCCACGAAGCTCGTCTCGTCAGGTAACTCCAGACGAACGACAGTATTTGTACTCTGGGTACAGATCGCCTATCGGATCTTCTCTACAGCGGACGCTTCATAGTCCCGCCGACAGCAACCGTTCCCCAACGAAGAGGCCTCGGCAGTCGAGTGAGTTTTATTGTTGTCTGCATTATAGTTCGCGTTTCCGTTCCGGACTGTCATCATTTGCGTTGTATATGGCAATGTACATCGTATTTCGCTTATATGTGTGTTTGAATTGGTATGGCCCTCGTGAACACTGCTTTTTTGACTGCATGGTAACCAAAATTTGGTGTCAGGGTTCCTATGTATTTCTATTATTCGAGATCCAGGGTTGTATATTCTATATGGAGTTGTGTGCTCGGAATTTTTTGTCACCTTATTTCTTTGATGCCAACCGTTATGAAGCGGTAAACACTCTACACGACTTGCCTTTGTGTCTGCATTTTCTTTTCCGCGCCATCCTGAAGACACATTCATCGGATATTGAGAAAGCGAAAACGGCCCCTCATTTCAGAGGAAACTATTTCGTCTGCTGGTCGCTGTACATTGCCTGACTATCATCCAACTCCTTGTACTGCTAGCATGTGTTGTTTTCGGGCTCGTCCGGATCGACAGCCACGTTTTAACAGATACTCACCTTTCGCGatgctttccttttcttttctccATCTTGTCCTAAACGATTTCCATCGATCCCAATGCACTGACGACTCTCCTTTCGTCATTTCCTCATCTCATGCATATTTGGACTCATTATGGACTCTGTCGACAATGAACGCGCCTCTCCGCCACAATCTTATTATCTTCGCCAACAACGTCtcaacaaaattgtcaaaTGCTTCATTCTTACACCAACTTCGCACTACGTCAATCCTGCTTTTGCCAATCTGTTATCGAACGAACGAAAACGCAATTTTGACTCCACACTTCTATGCTTGCCTCCTCCTACATCGCTTGATTCTGTTCCGAACGATGTTTTGGACGCAATCTCCGTCTTTTCGCCGACTTGTAACTCCCTCGACGATTTTTCCCATCCATCACCGTTTTCTATCCCGTCCTTGAACTTGTTGACCAATCATATTGTGCGTTCGCCACGGCGTTCAGAAGCAACGCCTTCAACTATTGCATCTTCCTCTCCAGGAGCTTATTCGCTAGGGTCTCTATATCGACCGAGTCCGTCGGGATCTTTACAGTCAGGCACCCCCACTTCTCTGGGAAGTGCGCGAAGCGATTCTGCGTTGTTGGCGTTGACGAAAAAGTTTCGCCATTTGCTGAGATGCGCACCGGGCAACCGCCTTGATTTGAATAGAGCTGTGCAGGAAATGAGGGTACAAAAGCGCCGGATTTATGACATTACCAACGTTTTGGAAGGTATTGGGCTGATTACCAAGGATAGCAAAAACCTTGTATCCTGGAACAACGATCCTCAGATTGGACTGTCTCGAGCGGAGGAGCCGACTCCTGTTGCGACAGACAATTCTCTGACTGAAGTAGCTCGTCAAGGGCAAGGGTCGTCGTCGGCCCAGCGTATCGAACAACTTCGCCAAGAATCGGATTCTCTGCTCGAGGAAGATCAAAAGCTTGATAGAATACTCGACTTTTTGACCGAGCAGTCGAGGCAGTTTTCAAATGAAAGGTCTGCCCCCGATAGTGCTCGGCCTCCGCGTCATTTAACTTATCTACCACAAGAGGTTGACGATGCGGAACAGCTAATGCATGTACGATACTCAGACATTACGAGCCTTGCTATTTACGACAACGACACCATTATTGGAATTAAAGCTCCGATCGGAACAAACCTTGAGGTCCCTGATCCAGATCAAGGGATGAGACCTGGTATGAGACGTTACCAAATGTACTTGAACAGCACAACAGTCCCCCCAGGCCAACCGATCGGTGGGAGCGGCGGACCTATAAACGTTTACCTCGTCAGGCCTCAGGTGTTACCAGGAGGTACCGGTG is a window encoding:
- a CDS encoding predicted protein, with product MVLTVAILKSSLELTVSVKASTGLSPFRVTHSGAIDTLPSVKLTQNCDLPERSQRKPEKRLDLPLPLNNSSIEGMASEQTVLNVLGRAFWDPTPTGTDLRARQLAAAMGYPTTWRVVRTVDTIQGRSMIADRIYAGKPDTDCDAWFHHEAAMKVAAAWNDESSTAFSNAGGHLLPREPLFDKHDKVQVMYEGEWWDAKVLRRKTHNEGFRYQVQYVQDHSKQTGVDERLIRPRQDLNHDAFALAKQQGFGEGWQATAHGKRWKVIAPDGTVYTSKKAALEAFHEVDATPAVEEGDPPWRTTQHEYLGRSILWTTTHNISARRNISVDQVGKVVGWIAETDVDKAGLPGFVSERTKEPARLFHIKFPDDHSHPYASYLVSSQDLEEHELEGCLIPEDELPPTKKARKR
- the E2F2 gene encoding predicted protein (E2F transcription factor) translates to MSDQKKSGERGLGADRVEEGYGATTPGSSKPAAQQRGALSQSNSPPQQRSSHPTQHSPQLYSYGQYPHAGQVGGSSQQPHVGSAPAYYHQQSHLAPQRQLPHSMYNPRSSSRQVTPDERQYLYSGYRSPIGSSLQRTLHSPADSNRSPTKRPRQSKATPSTIASSSPGAYSLGSLYRPSPSGSLQSGTPTSLGSARSDSALLALTKKFRHLLRCAPGNRLDLNRAVQEMRVQKRRIYDITNVLEGIGLITKDSKNLVSWNNDPQIGLSRAEEPTPVATDNSLTEVARQGQGSSSAQRIEQLRQESDSLLEEDQKLDRILDFLTEQSRQFSNERSAPDSARPPRHLTYLPQEVDDAEQLMHVRYSDITSLAIYDNDTIIGIKAPIGTNLEVPDPDQGMRPGMRRYQMYLNSTTVPPGQPIGGSGGPINVYLVRPQVLPGGTGGEPQWDEGRETGPSVAGAYVQGTPAPSSSVPGETLTEASRSRRKAPYSAHSEAHSSHSAYMPPYSEADWGPPPHPEYPNSPYYPMSTDDSKKRRIDAVSSDSPIRKKPNPSSKSLTHPPQEADVEGGKSPLSPKPRLTPDRARQGDSNEFLGGQYSIDFSPTPGGVQTTASWALSSPWGRSLSYHHQESSRSGHFGPPTPIASGTPGDRPPTPNSSQQDLYHMPLQSPTLRGFFHSGFLSSPSSNVHLGMSPMPGLIDPGVSNDAHFPLPSFHSENHRAGTISMRERRFPERSDSDPVEPPEVPRRSRRPPR